A stretch of Gemmatimonadota bacterium DNA encodes these proteins:
- a CDS encoding aminotransferase class III-fold pyridoxal phosphate-dependent enzyme, with protein sequence MPRHKDHIFHRTLKKEWPKISHGEGIYLFDMEGKRYLDACAGVHVVSIGHGVKEIAEVMAEQAEKVCFTYARFLTQPQIDLADRIADFTPGDLNRVFFVSGGSEATESAMKIARKYHIATGNPGKYRVISRWQAWHGNTVGALSMSGRSPWREDYIPYLLNFPHIPPPYPYRCAYCKDHSECQLHCAEELERVIKQEGSESISAFIAEPILGTSAAGVTPPQDYYPLIREICDRHNILMIVDEVVTGFGRTGRNFGIEHWDVVPDIMATGKGLSSGYTPIAATVVHEKIYNAIYRESVSFVHGHTYGGNALSCATALAVQNYIQTHDLVSNCARMGDLMLEKFMPLQNLPIVGGIRGKGLLIGIEFVADKSTRAPFDLSKGVTARIVDLAFEKGVLVMPGAPGLVDGVEGDHIAISPPFTITESEVQHVVDVIRETIVEVSAQLSK encoded by the coding sequence ATGCCCCGGCATAAAGACCACATCTTTCACAGAACCCTCAAAAAAGAATGGCCGAAAATATCACATGGAGAAGGCATTTACCTGTTCGATATGGAAGGAAAGCGCTATCTCGACGCCTGTGCGGGTGTGCATGTGGTCAGTATCGGCCACGGAGTCAAAGAGATCGCAGAAGTCATGGCAGAACAGGCGGAGAAGGTCTGTTTCACCTACGCCCGATTCCTCACCCAGCCCCAGATCGACCTGGCGGACAGGATCGCCGACTTCACGCCGGGAGACCTGAACCGGGTCTTTTTCGTTTCCGGAGGGTCCGAAGCTACAGAGTCGGCCATGAAAATCGCCCGGAAGTACCATATCGCAACCGGCAATCCCGGAAAGTACAGGGTCATCTCCCGGTGGCAGGCCTGGCACGGGAATACGGTTGGTGCCCTCTCCATGTCCGGGCGGTCGCCCTGGCGCGAGGACTATATTCCCTACCTGCTGAATTTCCCCCATATCCCGCCGCCCTACCCCTATCGGTGCGCCTACTGTAAGGACCACTCGGAATGCCAACTCCACTGCGCAGAGGAACTGGAGCGGGTCATCAAACAGGAGGGGAGCGAGTCGATCTCCGCCTTTATCGCCGAACCGATCCTCGGCACCTCCGCCGCCGGAGTGACCCCTCCTCAGGACTACTACCCGCTCATTCGGGAGATCTGTGACCGACACAATATCCTGATGATCGTCGATGAAGTCGTCACCGGTTTTGGCAGGACAGGCCGCAACTTCGGCATCGAACACTGGGATGTGGTCCCCGATATTATGGCGACCGGGAAAGGATTGAGTAGCGGTTATACGCCCATTGCCGCAACCGTCGTCCACGAAAAAATCTACAATGCTATCTACAGGGAATCCGTCTCTTTTGTGCATGGGCACACCTATGGCGGAAACGCCCTTTCCTGCGCCACGGCCCTGGCCGTGCAAAACTACATCCAGACGCACGATCTGGTATCGAACTGCGCCCGGATGGGCGACCTTATGCTGGAAAAATTCATGCCCCTGCAGAACCTGCCGATCGTCGGGGGCATACGCGGGAAGGGCCTGCTGATCGGCATCGAATTCGTGGCCGACAAATCCACGCGCGCCCCCTTCGACCTCTCAAAAGGGGTAACCGCAAGGATCGTGGATCTGGCCTTCGAAAAAGGGGTACTGGTCATGCCCGGAGCCCCCGGCCTGGTCGATGGTGTCGAAGGCGACCATATCGCCATCAGTCCCCCTTTCACCATCACCGAATCTGAAGTACAGCACGTTGTCGATGTAATACGTGAAACCATTGTAGAGGTCTCGGCACAGCTGAGTAAGTAA
- a CDS encoding RNA polymerase sigma factor RpoD/SigA — MVTPTVVTESHTGSGKEEQVVGDTMEYTQQGTQYAREASVQSYLKELRKYPPLSREEEQKVLRKAKRGNQAAIDKIITSNLRFVVSVALEYQGRGVPLADLIAEGNMGLMEALKRFDEERGFKFISYAVWWIRQCILNALKRTSNVVMPANRQEDMDRMARRWGQMTQELGRVPTLDEVASDMKISNKRAERALRCVRPDLSLSMPVDTAGEQPLQNILEADEEDPDQLVIYRDQSEFILRSLNDSLDPRERDVIRAYFGLDGGERRTLSDIGCSLGVTRERVRQIRNRALAKLQRYFRRNVPGGKVEDLV, encoded by the coding sequence ATGGTAACGCCAACTGTTGTAACAGAATCTCACACCGGGTCGGGTAAAGAGGAACAAGTGGTAGGAGATACAATGGAATACACGCAACAAGGAACGCAGTACGCGCGCGAAGCTTCTGTTCAGAGCTATCTCAAGGAACTGCGCAAGTACCCCCCATTGAGCCGAGAAGAAGAACAAAAAGTCCTTCGCAAGGCCAAACGGGGAAATCAAGCGGCGATTGACAAGATTATTACGTCAAACTTGCGTTTTGTCGTCAGTGTTGCGCTCGAATATCAGGGGCGGGGTGTACCCCTTGCCGATTTGATTGCCGAGGGCAATATGGGTTTGATGGAAGCCCTCAAGCGATTTGACGAAGAACGCGGGTTTAAGTTTATCAGCTATGCCGTGTGGTGGATTCGGCAGTGCATTCTCAATGCGCTCAAGCGCACGTCTAATGTGGTTATGCCTGCAAATCGCCAGGAGGATATGGACCGGATGGCGCGTCGCTGGGGGCAGATGACCCAGGAACTGGGGCGCGTGCCCACGCTGGACGAAGTTGCCAGCGATATGAAGATCAGCAACAAACGCGCAGAGCGGGCGTTGCGCTGTGTGCGCCCAGACCTGTCTCTTTCTATGCCCGTGGATACGGCGGGCGAGCAGCCGCTCCAGAATATACTCGAGGCCGATGAAGAGGATCCAGATCAACTCGTGATATATCGGGATCAGTCCGAGTTCATATTGCGGTCTCTCAATGATTCTCTGGATCCCCGGGAGCGAGATGTTATTCGCGCTTATTTTGGTCTCGACGGAGGTGAGCGCCGGACGCTGAGTGATATTGGCTGTTCTCTGGGTGTTACCCGAGAGCGCGTGCGCCAGATTCGCAACCGCGCCCTTGCCAAGTTGCAGCGATATTTTCGGAGAAATGTTCCGGGTGGAAAAGTGGAAGATCTGGTCTGA
- a CDS encoding ABC transporter permease, with amino-acid sequence MGRLFAFLGGQLAAFFIQVFQMFCYGVQCVTEMRHIYLYRHQIIGQCYAVGVSSLPLVCLISAFSGMAIAIQTAYQMEEYVPDYMVGALMVRSVILVLSPILLGLVLAGRVGAGVASELGTMKVSEQVDALASMAVDPVGYLMLPRMLAGAIMVPVLVIYSFLVANICGFGMSMIKMAITPTELVKGMKLYFEVYDVFVGLVKSFVYGGLLTFMGSYKGLCTAGGAQGVGRAATAAVVISSALVLILDYFLTHALLY; translated from the coding sequence ATGGGCCGATTATTTGCATTCCTCGGTGGGCAACTCGCCGCATTTTTTATCCAGGTTTTCCAGATGTTTTGCTACGGCGTCCAGTGCGTGACGGAAATGCGGCATATCTACCTCTATCGACATCAGATTATCGGACAGTGTTATGCTGTTGGTGTCAGCTCTCTGCCTCTGGTCTGCCTGATTTCGGCTTTTAGCGGGATGGCGATCGCTATTCAGACGGCTTATCAGATGGAAGAGTACGTGCCCGACTATATGGTTGGTGCGCTTATGGTCCGCTCTGTGATACTCGTGCTGTCGCCTATTTTGTTGGGTCTCGTGCTCGCGGGCAGGGTGGGTGCGGGCGTTGCGTCTGAACTCGGCACAATGAAAGTCTCAGAGCAAGTGGATGCGCTCGCGTCAATGGCTGTCGATCCAGTGGGGTATCTCATGTTGCCCCGAATGCTCGCTGGCGCAATTATGGTTCCAGTTCTCGTGATTTATTCCTTTTTGGTCGCGAATATCTGCGGGTTTGGTATGTCGATGATCAAGATGGCTATTACGCCTACAGAATTGGTCAAAGGTATGAAGCTCTATTTTGAGGTGTATGATGTTTTTGTCGGGTTGGTCAAATCCTTTGTTTATGGTGGGTTGCTGACGTTTATGGGGTCTTACAAGGGGCTTTGCACTGCAGGCGGCGCACAGGGCGTTGGACGGGCTGCTACGGCTGCAGTTGTGATATCTTCTGCGCTGGTTCTCATTCTCGATTATTTTTTAACACACGCGTTGTTGTATTAA
- a CDS encoding ATP-binding cassette domain-containing protein: MANETAIEFVEVFKSFEAQPVLKGLDLRVPRSEITTILGPSGCGKSVTLKHVIGIERADEGKVVVAGYDMERIRHGELIELRKRIGVLFQSSALFDSMTVKENVAFGLRMHTRMSEEEIAERVHICLDAVRLAGTEAKMPVELSGGMRKRAALARAIAMEPDFILYDEPTTGLDPNTSSVVGDYILKLQSELNVTSVVVTHDMPLARRVSDRVALLYDGKAVVQGAMEDVEASGNEFFELFIQGKLG, translated from the coding sequence ATGGCAAATGAAACGGCTATTGAGTTTGTCGAGGTGTTTAAGTCTTTTGAAGCACAACCCGTGCTGAAAGGGCTTGACCTGCGGGTTCCCCGGTCTGAGATTACGACGATTTTGGGACCGAGTGGATGCGGCAAAAGTGTGACCTTAAAGCATGTGATTGGGATTGAGCGGGCTGATGAGGGAAAGGTCGTCGTTGCCGGTTATGACATGGAGCGGATTCGCCATGGCGAGTTGATCGAGTTGCGCAAGCGCATCGGGGTTTTATTTCAGTCTTCGGCACTCTTTGATTCTATGACGGTGAAAGAAAATGTGGCTTTTGGGTTGCGTATGCACACCAGGATGTCCGAAGAAGAGATTGCAGAGCGCGTGCATATCTGTCTCGATGCCGTGCGGTTGGCGGGTACAGAGGCCAAGATGCCGGTTGAGTTGTCGGGGGGAATGAGAAAACGCGCGGCTCTTGCGCGGGCCATTGCGATGGAACCCGATTTTATTCTTTACGATGAACCCACAACGGGTCTGGATCCAAATACATCCAGTGTTGTGGGTGACTATATATTGAAATTGCAATCGGAACTCAATGTGACATCGGTGGTCGTCACCCACGATATGCCCCTTGCCCGGCGCGTTTCAGATCGGGTTGCTCTGCTCTATGACGGCAAAGCTGTGGTTCAAGGTGCAATGGAAGATGTCGAGGCATCTGGCAATGAGTTTTTTGAATTATTTATTCAGGGCAAGTTGGGGTAA
- a CDS encoding MCE family protein → MRNRRQEIILGAVVFFAAVILVVGTVWLSERYAGAAGGYRIHAKFDSVPGLQVGNPVTFRGVRVGKVLSITLEDGLPFVALGFASVRDLPVDSRFLLKSDGLLGGQMIEIQLGESEQRLPDGAVVEGTSASDLDAMVSESRLMIEKIRNAVDGVASGNNLAHLESVLSRIDTTTYYLNRLLNDDNLGKVDKMLDSLAVATGDASGLMRDNRENLSVAVTNIAVTMERLARISAQMESTSVAMQNTFANLDDISKGIRDGRGTVGRLVKDEAVYEHLDRTLTSVDSLIEDIKRNPKRYLTIEIF, encoded by the coding sequence ATGAGAAATCGTCGGCAAGAAATTATTCTGGGTGCAGTTGTATTTTTTGCAGCCGTTATTCTGGTGGTCGGCACGGTGTGGCTCTCTGAGCGCTATGCAGGTGCGGCTGGCGGATATCGCATCCATGCTAAGTTCGACAGTGTACCGGGGCTTCAAGTGGGCAATCCCGTGACGTTTCGCGGGGTGCGGGTGGGAAAGGTATTGTCTATTACCCTTGAGGATGGGCTGCCTTTTGTTGCGCTCGGGTTTGCCTCAGTGAGAGATTTACCCGTGGATTCTCGTTTTTTACTCAAATCCGATGGTCTGCTGGGTGGGCAGATGATCGAAATTCAGTTGGGAGAGTCGGAACAGCGTCTTCCAGATGGCGCTGTTGTGGAGGGGACTTCTGCTTCTGATCTCGATGCGATGGTGTCTGAAAGCAGGCTTATGATCGAAAAGATTCGCAATGCAGTAGATGGCGTAGCCAGTGGTAACAATCTCGCGCATCTGGAAAGCGTTCTTTCGCGTATTGATACGACCACGTACTATCTCAACCGATTATTGAATGACGATAATCTGGGTAAGGTCGATAAGATGCTCGACAGTTTGGCGGTGGCGACGGGCGATGCGAGTGGTTTGATGCGGGATAATCGCGAAAATTTGAGTGTTGCAGTGACCAATATAGCTGTGACGATGGAACGCCTTGCGCGGATTTCAGCACAGATGGAATCGACTTCGGTTGCAATGCAGAATACATTTGCAAATCTCGATGATATTTCCAAAGGGATACGAGACGGACGCGGTACGGTCGGGCGTTTGGTTAAGGACGAAGCGGTGTACGAGCATCTGGATCGCACACTGACGTCTGTGGATAGTCTTATTGAAGATATCAAGCGGAATCCCAAACGCTATCTCACCATTGAGATATTTTGA
- a CDS encoding response regulator transcription factor, whose protein sequence is MDKQKILIVDHDLLVISELAGFLWDEPYEICLAGYGVEGLEILRQEEIDLAVVELHVEGIDGITLLKHVKEEKIQTAMLIMTSLRSAELGEQLIKAGAASVFDKPIERDVFLTQVKRYMPPRDMWKTRFEVFLEDHYSNPDLKFEDVMRYFRFSKSHGYALFKKHLGKAFRESLRKVRIEKAKLLIEETPLPIFEIAAHCGFRSSSRLNEAFKRLYGMSPRAYRQKEDIRVRN, encoded by the coding sequence ATGGACAAGCAGAAAATTCTGATTGTAGATCATGACCTGCTTGTAATCTCAGAGCTTGCAGGATTCTTGTGGGATGAACCCTATGAAATATGCCTGGCAGGATATGGGGTAGAAGGTCTTGAAATTTTAAGACAAGAGGAGATTGATCTTGCTGTTGTTGAGCTACATGTAGAGGGTATAGATGGTATAACGCTATTGAAGCATGTGAAGGAGGAAAAAATTCAGACAGCTATGCTGATCATGACAAGTTTGCGATCTGCAGAATTGGGCGAACAACTGATCAAGGCTGGCGCTGCAAGTGTATTTGACAAACCAATAGAGAGAGATGTTTTTTTGACACAGGTCAAAAGATATATGCCTCCACGAGATATGTGGAAGACCAGATTTGAAGTATTTTTGGAGGATCATTACAGCAATCCAGATCTAAAATTTGAAGACGTCATGCGCTATTTTCGATTTTCTAAGTCGCATGGTTACGCATTGTTCAAAAAACATTTGGGCAAGGCCTTCCGTGAATCATTGAGAAAGGTTAGAATTGAAAAGGCAAAATTATTGATTGAAGAAACGCCATTGCCAATTTTTGAAATTGCAGCACACTGTGGTTTTCGTTCATCATCGCGTTTAAACGAAGCTTTTAAGAGATTATATGGCATGTCTCCTCGTGCTTATCGGCAAAAAGAGGACATACGCGTAAGAAATTAG